The following proteins come from a genomic window of Streptococcus pneumoniae:
- a CDS encoding bacteriocin immunity protein — protein MMRNEFRERVEQLLQQKEINENSELSHLFRLAIQNLDRNEKYQTVMANLSQGLSLYLMTHHYQAPKSVIDFGLWIAKAPSQERGRLAFLQMLAQTLQGFR, from the coding sequence ATGATGCGAAATGAGTTTCGAGAAAGGGTGGAGCAACTTCTTCAACAAAAAGAAATAAATGAAAATAGTGAGTTGAGTCACCTGTTTCGTCTTGCTATACAAAATTTAGACAGAAATGAAAAATACCAAACGGTCATGGCCAATTTGAGTCAAGGGTTGTCACTTTACCTCATGACGCATCATTACCAGGCACCTAAGTCTGTCATTGATTTTGGTTTATGGATTGCCAAAGCTCCTAGCCAGGAAAGAGGGAGACTGGCTTTCTTGCAGATGCTTGCTCAAACCCTACAGGGCTTTCGTTAA
- the udk gene encoding uridine kinase — protein sequence MQNRPIIIGVTGGSGGGKTSVSRAILSHFPDEKISMIEHDSYYKDQSHLTFEERVKTNYDHPFAFDTDLMIEQIKELLAGRPVDIPTYDYTEHTRSSKTYRQEPQDVFIVEGILVLEDKRLRDLMDIKIFVDTDDDVRIIRRIKRDMEERGRSLDSVINQYLGVVKPMYHQFIESTKRYADIVIPEGVSNTVAIDLLTTKIAKILEEARNSK from the coding sequence ATGCAAAATAGACCAATCATTATTGGAGTGACAGGTGGTTCTGGTGGTGGTAAAACCAGTGTTTCAAGAGCCATTTTATCGCATTTTCCTGATGAAAAGATTTCCATGATTGAGCATGATTCATACTACAAGGATCAGTCTCATTTGACCTTTGAAGAGCGTGTCAAAACCAACTATGACCATCCTTTTGCCTTTGATACAGACTTGATGATCGAGCAGATTAAGGAATTGTTGGCAGGGCGTCCGGTGGACATCCCGACCTACGACTATACAGAGCATACACGGAGTAGCAAGACCTATCGTCAGGAGCCTCAAGATGTCTTTATCGTTGAGGGCATTTTGGTCTTGGAGGACAAGCGTCTGCGCGATTTGATGGATATCAAGATTTTTGTGGATACGGATGACGATGTGCGCATTATTCGTCGTATCAAGCGTGATATGGAGGAGCGTGGCCGTAGCCTTGATAGCGTTATTAACCAGTACTTAGGTGTGGTCAAACCAATGTACCACCAGTTTATCGAGTCAACTAAGCGTTATGCTGATATCGTCATTCCTGAAGGGGTTAGCAATACCGTGGCTATCGACCTGTTGACGACCAAGATTGCAAAGATTTTGGAAGAAGCTCGAAACAGCAAATAA
- the xseA gene encoding exodeoxyribonuclease VII large subunit, with protein sequence MEKYLSVTTLTKYLKMKFDKDPYLERVYLTGQVSNFRKRPTHQYFSLKDDHAVIQATIWSGIYQKLGFDLEEGMKINVIGRVQVYEPSGSYSIIIEKAEPDGVGALAIQFEQLKKKLTEEGLFQERFKQALPQFSKRIGVVTSRSGAVIRDIITTVSRRFPGVDILLYPTKVQGEGAAEEIARNIARANQRDDLDLLIIGRGGGSIEDLWAFNEEIVVRAIFESRLPVISSVGHETDVTLADFVADRRAATPTAAAELATPVTKLDVLAHLQNQEKRMVTAVRNVLSKKQEALKKCSQSVIFRQPERLYDGYLQRLDQLQLRLKQSLRTRISDNKQLVQARTHQLVQLSPVTKIQRYQDRLGQLDKLLGSQMALVYDAKVAEAKRLSEALLMLDTSRIVARGYAIVKKEESVVDSVESLKKKDQVTLLMRDGQVELEVKDVKTKEI encoded by the coding sequence ATGGAAAAGTATTTATCGGTAACAACTTTGACCAAGTATCTGAAAATGAAATTCGATAAAGACCCATACTTGGAACGGGTCTATTTAACTGGTCAAGTTTCCAACTTTCGTAAACGACCTACTCACCAATATTTCTCCCTAAAGGATGACCATGCAGTTATTCAAGCGACCATCTGGTCTGGGATTTATCAGAAATTAGGGTTTGACCTGGAAGAAGGAATGAAGATCAATGTGATTGGGCGTGTACAGGTTTATGAACCAAGTGGTAGCTACTCCATCATCATTGAAAAAGCTGAGCCTGATGGGGTTGGGGCGCTTGCGATTCAGTTTGAACAACTTAAGAAAAAATTGACAGAAGAAGGCCTGTTTCAAGAACGCTTCAAGCAAGCTCTGCCCCAATTTTCTAAGAGAATTGGGGTAGTAACCAGCCGTAGTGGAGCCGTTATTCGAGATATTATCACGACCGTCAGCAGGCGATTCCCAGGTGTTGACATCCTTCTTTATCCGACCAAGGTTCAAGGTGAAGGGGCTGCGGAGGAAATTGCTAGAAATATTGCGCGTGCTAATCAACGGGACGATTTGGATTTGCTCATTATTGGTCGTGGAGGTGGTTCTATTGAGGATCTCTGGGCCTTTAACGAAGAAATTGTGGTACGAGCTATTTTTGAATCTCGTTTGCCAGTTATCTCTAGTGTGGGGCATGAAACGGATGTGACCTTGGCAGATTTTGTGGCAGATCGACGCGCTGCAACGCCAACAGCGGCGGCTGAACTGGCAACACCTGTGACCAAGTTGGATGTATTAGCTCATTTGCAAAATCAGGAAAAACGGATGGTAACGGCAGTCCGAAATGTTCTATCTAAGAAACAAGAGGCTTTGAAAAAATGCAGTCAGTCTGTTATCTTTAGACAACCTGAGCGCTTGTATGACGGTTATTTGCAACGCTTGGACCAACTGCAACTGCGTTTGAAACAAAGTTTGCGAACTCGGATTTCTGATAACAAACAATTAGTTCAAGCAAGAACTCATCAATTAGTACAATTATCACCTGTTACCAAAATCCAACGCTATCAAGACCGTTTAGGACAGTTGGACAAGCTCTTAGGTAGCCAAATGGCGTTAGTTTATGACGCCAAGGTTGCTGAGGCCAAGCGACTTTCGGAAGCTTTGCTCATGTTGGATACTAGCCGAATCGTGGCGCGTGGTTATGCTATTGTCAAAAAAGAAGAGTCCGTTGTAGATTCGGTTGAGAGTTTGAAGAAAAAAGACCAAGTAACGCTTTTGATGCGAGATGGTCAAGTAGAATTAGAGGTTAAAGATGTCAAAACAAAAGAAATTTGA
- a CDS encoding exodeoxyribonuclease VII small subunit, whose protein sequence is MSKQKKFEENLAELETIVQSLENGEIALEDAITAFQKGMVLSKELQATLDKAEKTLVKVMQEDGTESDFE, encoded by the coding sequence ATGTCAAAACAAAAGAAATTTGAGGAAAATCTAGCAGAACTGGAAACCATTGTCCAAAGTTTGGAAAATGGTGAAATTGCTCTGGAAGATGCGATTACTGCCTTTCAAAAGGGCATGGTCTTGTCAAAAGAGCTCCAAGCTACGCTGGACAAGGCTGAAAAGACCTTGGTCAAGGTCATGCAAGAAGACGGAACAGAAAGTGATTTTGAATGA
- a CDS encoding polyprenyl synthetase family protein produces MKKQEKLALVESALEDFYGDQQFASSLRESVLYSIHAGGKRIRPFLLLEVLEALQVAIKPAHAQVATALEMIHTGSLIHDDLPAMDDDDYRRGRLTNHKKFGEAMAILAGDALFLDPYALIAQADLPSQIKVDLIANLSLASGSLGMVAGQVLDMEGEHQHLSLEELQTIHANKTGKLLAYPFQAAAIIAELSPEMQVKLKTVGELIGLAFQVRDDVLDVTASFEEIGKTPQKDLQAEKSTYPALLGLEESIAFCNQTLDQANEKLEEIAQQVPFETESIVSVVESLRING; encoded by the coding sequence ATGAAAAAGCAAGAAAAATTAGCTCTTGTCGAGTCGGCTTTGGAAGATTTTTATGGAGACCAGCAGTTTGCCTCTAGTTTACGGGAGTCTGTTCTCTATTCTATTCATGCTGGTGGCAAGCGTATTCGGCCTTTTCTCTTGTTAGAAGTTCTGGAAGCCTTGCAGGTTGCCATCAAACCTGCTCACGCGCAGGTAGCTACTGCCTTGGAGATGATTCATACAGGGAGCTTGATTCACGATGACCTTCCTGCTATGGATGATGACGATTATCGAAGAGGGCGGTTAACCAATCACAAGAAATTCGGTGAAGCTATGGCCATTTTGGCTGGAGATGCCTTATTCTTAGACCCATATGCCTTGATTGCGCAGGCAGATTTGCCAAGTCAGATCAAGGTGGACTTGATTGCCAACTTATCCCTTGCTTCAGGTAGTCTGGGTATGGTGGCAGGGCAAGTTTTGGATATGGAGGGCGAACACCAGCACTTGTCTCTGGAAGAACTTCAGACTATTCATGCCAATAAGACTGGGAAGTTACTAGCCTATCCCTTCCAAGCGGCAGCTATTATAGCTGAATTGTCACCTGAAATGCAGGTGAAGCTGAAAACTGTGGGTGAATTGATTGGACTTGCTTTTCAAGTCAGAGATGATGTACTGGATGTGACAGCTAGTTTTGAGGAAATCGGTAAGACACCTCAAAAGGATCTGCAGGCAGAAAAATCAACCTATCCTGCCTTGTTGGGCTTGGAAGAGTCCATTGCCTTTTGTAACCAAACCCTGGATCAAGCTAATGAAAAATTGGAAGAAATTGCCCAGCAGGTTCCCTTTGAAACAGAATCGATTGTAAGTGTAGTAGAAAGTTTGAGAATCAATGGCTAA
- a CDS encoding TlyA family RNA methyltransferase → MAKERVDVLAYKQGLFETREQAKRGVMAGLVVAVLNGERFDKPGEKIPDDTELKLKGEKLKYVSRGGLKLEKALQVFDLSVDGATTIDIGASTGGFTDVMLQNSAKLVFAVDVGTNQLAWKLRQDPRVVSMEQFNFRYAEKTDFEQEPSFASIDVSFISLSLILPALHRVLADQGQVVALVKPQFEAGREQIGKNGIIRDAKVHQNVLESVTAMAVEVGFSVLGLDFSPIQGGHGNIEFLAYLKKEKSASNQILAEIKEAVERAHSQFKNE, encoded by the coding sequence ATGGCTAAGGAAAGAGTGGATGTACTAGCTTATAAACAGGGGTTGTTTGAAACGAGAGAGCAGGCCAAGCGAGGTGTGATGGCTGGCCTAGTCGTAGCAGTCCTTAATGGAGAACGGTTTGACAAGCCAGGAGAGAAAATTCCAGATGATACCGAATTAAAACTCAAGGGGGAGAAACTCAAGTATGTCAGCCGTGGTGGTTTGAAACTGGAAAAGGCCTTGCAGGTCTTTGATTTGTCGGTGGATGGCGCGACTACGATTGATATCGGGGCCTCTACTGGAGGTTTTACCGATGTCATGCTACAGAATAGTGCCAAGTTGGTCTTTGCAGTCGATGTTGGTACCAATCAGTTGGCTTGGAAATTACGCCAAGACCCACGAGTTGTCAGCATGGAGCAGTTCAATTTCCGCTATGCTGAAAAGACTGATTTCGAGCAGGAGCCGAGCTTTGCCAGTATTGATGTGAGTTTCATTTCCCTTAGTCTGATTTTGCCAGCCTTGCACCGTGTCTTGGCTGATCAAGGTCAGGTGGTAGCACTTGTCAAACCTCAGTTTGAGGCAGGACGTGAGCAGATTGGGAAAAATGGAATTATTCGAGATGCTAAGGTTCATCAGAATGTCCTTGAATCTGTAACAGCTATGGCAGTAGAGGTAGGTTTTTCAGTCCTTGGCTTGGACTTTTCTCCCATCCAAGGTGGACATGGAAATATTGAATTTTTAGCGTATTTGAAAAAAGAAAAGTCAGCAAGCAATCAGATTCTTGCTGAGATTAAAGAAGCAGTAGAGAGGGCGCATAGTCAATTTAAAAATGAATAA
- a CDS encoding arginine repressor, with amino-acid sequence MNKKERLEKIRRLVTDYQIGTQEEIVEHLKEAGITATQATVSRNIKELGIVKIPLRDNTYVYELPKSIVKSLQLAEDNIESAELMDKMINLQVIPGNTAFVKAQLIETFADKIFSCLTDDSSILVIARSGSLAEEIFEQVKNW; translated from the coding sequence ATGAATAAAAAAGAGAGACTTGAAAAAATTAGAAGATTGGTGACAGATTATCAAATCGGCACGCAAGAAGAAATTGTAGAACATTTGAAAGAAGCAGGTATCACTGCCACTCAGGCGACGGTATCCCGAAATATCAAAGAGTTAGGTATTGTCAAAATTCCTTTGAGAGACAACACCTATGTCTACGAATTGCCAAAATCAATCGTAAAAAGTCTGCAACTGGCTGAAGACAATATCGAATCGGCTGAATTGATGGATAAGATGATCAATCTCCAAGTTATTCCAGGAAATACGGCTTTTGTAAAAGCTCAGTTAATCGAGACTTTTGCAGACAAGATTTTTAGCTGTTTGACTGATGATAGCTCGATTTTAGTCATTGCCAGAAGTGGAAGTCTAGCAGAGGAAATCTTTGAACAAGTAAAAAATTGGTAG
- the recN gene encoding DNA repair protein RecN: MLLEISIKNFAIIEAISLNFEKGMTVLTGETGAGKSIIIDAMNMMLGARATTDVIRHGAPKAEIEGLFSVENSRLLQEIFDEQGLELGDEIIIRREILQNGRSISRVNGQMVNLSVLRAIGQHLVDIHGQHDHEELMRPQLHIQMLDEFGDAAFWDLKETYQTSFDAYRKMRKQVLEVKKNQQEHKARIEMLEFQMAEIEAANLQAGEDLALNQERDKLLNHKNIADTLTNAYSMLDNEDFSSLANVRSAMNDMESVEEYDPEYREISSSLSETYYVLEDISKRLEAIIEDLDFDGNRLMQVENRLDLLHTITRKYGGTVDDVLLYFAKITEEYNLLTGNNLSSEDMEAELKKLEVNLVNLAGQLASARHNLAQQLEAEIKQELQDLYMEKAQFQVRFSKGKFSREGNEMVEFYISTNPGEDFKPLVKVASGGELSRLMLAIKSAFSRKEGKTSIVFDEVDTGVSGRVAQAIAQKIHKIGQYGQVLAISHLPQVIAIADYQFFIEKISNDHSTVSTVRLLTVEERVEEVAKMLAGDDVTEAALTQARELLRNREK; this comes from the coding sequence ATGTTACTTGAAATTTCGATAAAAAACTTTGCCATTATTGAGGCTATTTCCCTCAATTTTGAAAAGGGGATGACTGTCCTGACTGGTGAAACGGGTGCAGGGAAGTCGATTATCATTGATGCCATGAATATGATGTTGGGAGCTCGTGCGACGACAGATGTTATTCGTCATGGTGCACCAAAGGCAGAGATTGAGGGGCTTTTCTCAGTTGAGAATAGTCGTCTTTTACAGGAAATTTTTGATGAGCAAGGTTTAGAATTAGGTGATGAAATTATCATCCGTCGGGAAATCTTGCAAAATGGTCGTAGTATCAGCCGTGTAAATGGTCAGATGGTTAATCTGTCTGTTTTGCGAGCTATTGGGCAACATCTTGTAGATATTCATGGTCAGCATGACCATGAGGAGTTAATGCGTCCCCAACTGCATATCCAGATGTTGGATGAATTTGGTGATGCCGCTTTTTGGGACTTGAAAGAAACCTATCAAACGAGTTTTGATGCCTATCGGAAAATGCGCAAGCAGGTTCTGGAAGTCAAGAAAAACCAACAGGAACACAAGGCACGTATCGAAATGTTGGAATTTCAAATGGCAGAGATTGAGGCAGCAAACTTGCAGGCTGGAGAAGACTTGGCTCTCAATCAAGAGCGAGATAAACTCCTCAACCACAAAAATATTGCGGATACACTGACCAATGCCTACAGTATGTTGGACAATGAAGATTTTTCAAGTCTGGCCAATGTTCGTTCAGCTATGAATGACATGGAAAGTGTCGAAGAGTATGATCCTGAATACCGTGAAATTTCAAGCTCTCTGTCTGAGACCTACTATGTTTTAGAAGACATTAGCAAACGTTTGGAAGCTATCATTGAGGACCTTGATTTTGATGGCAATCGCCTCATGCAGGTTGAGAATCGTTTGGACCTCCTTCATACTATTACTCGTAAGTATGGTGGGACTGTTGATGATGTTTTGCTTTATTTTGCCAAGATTACGGAAGAATACAATCTCTTGACAGGCAATAATCTTTCGTCTGAGGACATGGAAGCAGAGCTTAAGAAGTTGGAAGTCAATCTTGTCAATTTGGCAGGTCAACTTGCTTCTGCTCGTCATAATTTGGCTCAGCAACTCGAAGCTGAGATTAAACAAGAACTGCAAGATCTTTATATGGAAAAAGCCCAGTTTCAGGTTCGTTTTAGTAAGGGAAAATTCAGTCGTGAGGGAAATGAAATGGTTGAGTTTTATATTTCAACCAACCCTGGAGAAGACTTTAAACCCTTGGTTAAGGTTGCTTCTGGAGGGGAATTATCTCGTCTCATGTTAGCCATTAAGTCTGCCTTTTCACGTAAAGAAGGCAAGACTAGCATTGTCTTTGATGAGGTGGATACGGGAGTTTCAGGTCGTGTTGCTCAAGCTATTGCTCAGAAAATTCATAAAATTGGTCAGTATGGTCAGGTTTTGGCTATCTCCCATTTGCCACAAGTAATTGCGATTGCAGATTATCAATTCTTTATTGAGAAGATTAGTAATGACCATTCAACGGTTTCGACTGTTCGTCTCTTGACAGTCGAAGAGCGAGTGGAGGAAGTTGCCAAGATGTTGGCAGGTGATGATGTGACAGAAGCAGCCCTGACGCAAGCCAGAGAATTGTTGAGAAACAGGGAGAAATAA
- a CDS encoding metallophosphoesterase family protein, with translation MTDYYVIGDVHGKAGMLEDLLKTWDGQTQLLFLGDLIDRGEDSHRVLEMVKDLVDNQGAICLSGNHEYMFLTWLDDPEESYDHYRRNGGDTTINSILGRPLDAPVDGVEDAKRVAAEAADLVEFIRQMPFVVETDKYIFVHAGIDLTLDDWHETTDYKKVWLRKPFHGAENHTGKTIVFGHTPVYGLLQQERGTSELWTTEDGKIGMDGGAVYGGVLHGIVFTDQGMTEHHFIENDGFVAED, from the coding sequence ATGACAGATTATTATGTAATTGGAGATGTTCACGGAAAAGCTGGGATGCTGGAAGACCTTCTTAAAACCTGGGATGGTCAGACCCAGTTGCTCTTTCTAGGTGATTTGATTGACAGAGGTGAGGATAGTCACCGTGTTCTTGAAATGGTCAAGGACTTGGTGGACAATCAAGGGGCTATCTGTTTGTCTGGAAACCACGAGTATATGTTTTTGACTTGGCTAGATGACCCAGAAGAAAGTTATGACCATTATCGTCGCAATGGTGGAGATACAACCATTAACTCTATCCTAGGTCGTCCCTTGGATGCACCAGTTGATGGAGTAGAAGATGCCAAGCGGGTTGCCGCTGAAGCGGCAGACTTGGTCGAATTCATTCGTCAAATGCCATTTGTAGTAGAGACAGACAAGTATATCTTTGTTCACGCAGGTATTGATTTGACCTTGGACGACTGGCATGAAACAACAGATTATAAAAAAGTATGGCTTAGAAAACCATTCCACGGAGCTGAAAATCATACTGGAAAAACCATTGTCTTCGGTCATACACCGGTCTATGGTTTGTTACAGCAAGAACGCGGTACATCTGAGCTTTGGACTACAGAAGATGGCAAGATTGGAATGGATGGAGGAGCTGTTTATGGTGGTGTCCTTCACGGGATTGTCTTTACAGACCAAGGAATGACAGAACACCACTTTATCGAAAATGACGGCTTTGTCGCTGAAGATTAG
- the lepA gene encoding translation elongation factor 4 produces the protein MNLEELKKRQEKIRNFSIIAHIDHGKSTLADRILEKTETVSSREMQAQLLDSMDLERERGITIKLNAIELNYTAKDGETYIFHLIDTPGHVDFTYEVSRSLAACEGAILVVDAAQGIEAQTLANVYLALDNDLEIMPIINKIDLPAADPERVRTEIEDVIGLDASEAVLASAKAGIGIEEILEQIVEKVPAPTGDVTAPLKALIFDSVYDAYRGVILQVRVMDGVVKPGDKIQLMSNSKTFDVAEVGIFTPKAVGRDFLATGDVGYIAASIKTVQDTRVGDTVTLATNPAAEPLHGYKQMNPMVFAGLYPIESNKYNDLREALEKLQLNDASLQFEPETSQALGFGFRCGFLGLLHMDVIQERLEREFNIDLIMTAPSVIYKVNLTDGESMDVSNPSEFPDPTKIATIEEPYVKAQIMVPQEFVGAVMELAQRKRGDFVTMDYIDDNRVNVIYQIPLAEIVFDFFDKLKSSTRGYASFDYELSEYRPSKLVKMDILLNGDKVDALSFIVHKDFAYERGKLIVDKLKKIIPRQQFEVPIQAAIGHKIVARTDIKALRKNVLAKCYGGDVSRKRKLLEKQKAGKKRMKSIGSVEVPQEAFLSVLSMDEE, from the coding sequence ATGAACTTAGAAGAATTGAAAAAACGACAGGAGAAGATCCGTAACTTCTCTATTATCGCCCATATTGACCACGGAAAATCAACTCTAGCAGACCGCATTTTGGAAAAAACAGAGACGGTTTCAAGTCGTGAAATGCAGGCCCAGCTTTTGGATAGCATGGATCTAGAGCGGGAACGTGGAATTACTATTAAGTTGAATGCCATCGAGTTGAATTACACTGCAAAAGATGGGGAAACTTATATTTTCCACTTGATTGACACACCAGGGCACGTTGACTTTACCTATGAAGTTTCACGTTCGCTAGCTGCCTGTGAGGGTGCTATTTTGGTGGTCGATGCGGCTCAAGGAATTGAGGCTCAAACTCTTGCCAACGTTTATCTGGCTTTGGATAATGATTTGGAAATCATGCCTATCATTAATAAAATTGACCTGCCGGCTGCAGATCCGGAGCGCGTGCGTACAGAGATTGAAGATGTGATTGGTTTGGATGCCAGTGAAGCAGTTTTGGCTTCTGCCAAGGCTGGTATTGGGATTGAAGAAATCCTCGAGCAAATTGTAGAAAAAGTACCAGCACCAACGGGTGATGTGACGGCGCCACTTAAGGCCTTGATTTTCGACTCTGTTTACGATGCTTACCGTGGGGTTATCCTCCAAGTACGTGTCATGGACGGAGTGGTCAAACCTGGTGATAAGATTCAGCTCATGAGCAATAGTAAGACCTTTGATGTGGCCGAAGTCGGTATTTTTACACCCAAAGCGGTTGGTCGTGATTTCCTTGCGACTGGTGATGTTGGTTACATTGCGGCGTCTATCAAGACGGTTCAGGATACTCGTGTGGGTGATACCGTTACCTTGGCAACCAATCCTGCGGCAGAACCATTACATGGTTATAAGCAGATGAATCCTATGGTCTTTGCGGGTCTCTACCCAATCGAATCAAACAAGTACAATGACCTGCGTGAAGCGCTTGAAAAATTGCAACTGAATGATGCTAGTCTTCAGTTTGAACCAGAAACATCTCAGGCACTTGGATTTGGTTTCCGTTGTGGATTTCTTGGACTTCTCCATATGGATGTTATCCAGGAACGTTTAGAGCGTGAGTTCAATATTGACCTCATCATGACAGCTCCGTCTGTTATTTACAAAGTTAATTTGACCGACGGTGAGTCTATGGATGTGTCTAACCCATCTGAGTTTCCAGACCCAACTAAGATTGCGACCATTGAAGAGCCTTATGTCAAGGCGCAAATCATGGTACCACAGGAGTTCGTCGGAGCAGTAATGGAGCTAGCTCAGCGTAAGCGTGGGGACTTTGTGACTATGGACTATATTGATGATAACCGTGTCAATGTTATCTATCAAATTCCTCTTGCTGAAATTGTCTTTGACTTCTTTGATAAACTTAAGTCTTCGACACGTGGTTATGCAAGCTTTGACTACGAATTGTCAGAATATCGCCCATCTAAGCTGGTGAAAATGGATATCCTTCTCAATGGAGATAAGGTGGATGCCCTCAGCTTTATCGTTCACAAGGACTTTGCCTACGAACGTGGGAAACTCATCGTTGATAAACTCAAGAAAATCATCCCTCGCCAACAATTTGAAGTTCCAATCCAAGCGGCTATTGGACACAAGATTGTCGCTCGTACTGATATCAAGGCCCTTCGTAAGAACGTACTTGCTAAATGTTATGGTGGTGACGTTTCTCGTAAGCGTAAACTCCTTGAAAAACAAAAAGCTGGTAAGAAACGCATGAAATCCATCGGATCAGTTGAAGTTCCGCAAGAAGCCTTCCTCAGCGTCTTGAGTATGGATGAAGAATAA
- a CDS encoding PTS sugar transporter subunit IIB: MIKILAACGAGVNSSHQIKSALEEELSNRGYDVHCDAVMVKDVNEDLMKGYDIFTPIAATDLGFEPGIPVIEAGPILFCIPAMSVPVFDNIRLPAK; this comes from the coding sequence ATGATTAAAATTCTTGCTGCCTGCGGTGCAGGTGTTAACTCAAGTCACCAAATTAAAAGTGCTCTAGAAGAAGAACTTTCAAACCGTGGTTATGATGTTCACTGTGATGCAGTCATGGTGAAAGATGTAAACGAAGACCTTATGAAAGGTTACGATATCTTTACACCAATCGCTGCAACAGACCTTGGTTTTGAACCAGGTATCCCAGTTATCGAAGCTGGGCCAATCTTATTCTGTATCCCAGCAATGAGCGTTCCAGTATTTGACAATATTAGACTTCCTGCGAAATAA